GGTCTGGAGGCCGTGCTGGTGACGGCAGGGGAGGCGCGGAGGTcaagggggaagagagagaaactagGTGGTCTGAATAGATTTTACCTGAAGTACTGGATCGTGGCCTGCCTCAAAGCGGAGAAGAGGTGTGATATGAAGTTTCTCCTCACATCCTTGCCTCGGAAACTCACGAACACATCGTATTTCCATTGAGGAGGACGGCGAaggtggaggaggtggaggaggtggaggagaagGGGAAGTCAACATGGTCTTAGAATTGATTCAATGCTCCTCTTGTGCAAGAGCAATACCAAGAAGAGGCAAGGGGTATGATCGAAACCATTAAAATTTTCCTCGCAGGCGAAGCCtataaatgagagagagaaggtgcaAGCGGTGAACGAGAAGGGACGAAAATATCAAAGCTTCGCCATCGGTAGGTGCTCTGATTCTTTCATTGAATTTCCGGACCAGCAGGCTAGTGAGATCCGTCTGTTCGAAGAACAGAAGAAAACTTGCTCGGTCGAGGACGATTCAAAGATAAGGTTTTGAATCGTCAAAACCAGACCACGACCATGAACCGAATCTCTCTCAAAATATGCGCGACAGAGACACGTCTGAAATGTCGCAGACATGGATCTGAAGCTTCAGTCCTTGATTGGTAGAAGGAAGATTCCACGCGATCTTACATGGCCGCAAGTAAATACTGAGTTTTGATTTCTTGGAATACTTTTCTTCGtcatctctttctttcccttttatctgtGGAGAAAAGCGAAGAGCATCCAGATAGTCAATGGCAGCATATCAcctaatttcacaaaaaaatattagaaagatgccaaaagaaaattacacattttggtccaaatttggtCCAAGCATTCTTTTGCACGACCATGGGAAACGAAAACTTCAGCTTGCGAAATTGAATAAGATCGGAATAGAACAATTATTTCATTAGAATAGAACAGAGTACGAATAGGAATCGTGTATATGCCTAGCATGGTTTGCAAAATCTTTATCTATGTAAATACATAATAACTACAATTCACAAAATCTAATTGTTGCTTGATATTTTTAAACTAAATAATTGATCACaaataataacttattattttttctcaatGGTTATCAATGATAACGATGATGATggaataatgaaaaataatcatAACTTAGTTATAAATTCTCAATTAGTTGATTGTCTTTGCTCAAACGATCTATAAATTAGCCATAGAGCTGTGAATAGAAATGGATagtaaatttatatttctgaCGAGGAGTTACTAAAACGATAATACTAATTATATTTCTCTACAAATTTATTacctaataatttaatttatagaatATAAATGGATAGTGCAGGAGTGGGCCTAGGCTATTCCATCTTCCTTGGCACGCAACTCTTGGATTAACCAATCGACAAATTTAAGTATTAAGACGACATTTCTTTAGACAAAAAGTTCTTAGTTTGAGGAGTTGACGGACTATGACCAAGTAGATTATCATGGATGTGAATTGTGTACGAAAAAACATTACGTATGTCGTATTTATATGCATCGCTGTCTCTGATTCAAAAACAGTTCTAGGATAACTAAAATGGTTCCCAATGCGGTCCGATAGAATTAAGATATGATCCCGCCCTTCCGAAAAAGCCAATGATCCTGCCACCACCCGATACTGGCGGGATACGAAATTCCGTTAACCTTCCAAGAGCATCCTCTGATCCGAATGGCCCGTAAGTAGTCTTCGTGGTATGTCAGGTTCTGGGTGATAGTCTGTGGAGCATTTCCATTTCTGTTCATCCAACCCGATATCACAACTAGACGCTCCTCGGGATAATCCAGACCGACCCGCAAGAATAGCAAAGAGAAACATGTTTTACTTGGGTTCGAGATATAAGATGCCAAAAGATGTGCCTCAGTCTTTGTCGAAAAGAAACCGTGCCACACGAAGCTAAGAACATTGTGAAAAGCAACCTGTCTACACAAACGACTTCCAGACGGAAAAAgcaggaaaaaaagggaaaaaaagaagggagagagagagagggattgagATATGGACTAACTAGGGTGTCTTGCGGCCCGTCTCGGCCATGTTGAGAGCATCGGACGATGGAACCGTCGTTATTGTACACAATCCCGATGGAGCGAATTACGTTGCTGGCAATGATACGAAAGTCCCTAGCATTCCTGTTCATCAGTACAGCGTAAAAGTCACCCATGAATAGCTCAAAATCCTTTCTTAACTCAAGACGAAACcaaataattatcaaattcgTTCTTTTACTTCATGCCAACGCTATAATTCCTCTAACAACGGcaagtaaataaaataagaataacaATTATCTCAAAAGAAAGATGCGGAGAATGAACAAATACCCGATACCCATTTATATCAGCTGCCTCTACCCAAGCTCCATTTTGCAAAAGCACATCCGCAACCGCAACAGATCCCCAAACGGCGGCCCAATGCAGTGCAGTCTACTTCAAGTTGTCCGTCGCATTCACATCACCCCATTcttcaatcaattcatcatcCCAACACCGACATTCacgaagaacaaaaaaattagtacGTTCAAGACAGAAACAAGCAGGAAGCAAATGCTCCAAGCAGCAACTTTACACACACCCCCAAATTCAGGACCGCGTCGCGAGGAACGCGCGATTGGGCGCGCAAAACCATTCACGCAATGCGGAGGGAAGACGAAGCGAGCGACGGAAAGGCGCTGGACGACGTCGGCGAAGTTGTTGAGGGCGGCCCACTGGAGAGCGTAGTACCCGTTAGCATCGGGGGTCGAGAGGGAGGCGCCTCCTTGCTCCACGAACCTCCTCAATTGCTCCAAATCGCCGTACGCAGAGGCGAAGAACACATCGACGACCGCAGCTTCGCCGGGAAGGTCTTGGGCAGTCGCCGCTTCGGAGGGCTCGGTGACTTCGATCTCCGACGAAGCCATTACGAGCGTCGCCGCATGCGATCACTGCGTGAAAAGATTGAATGGGGAATTGAAGGAATCGGGGAGGGGGGTTTACCCCGTTGTTGCTCACTTGGGAGCTTGGATTTCTGGGTCGAACCCGAATCTATTCTTCATCATTTTCCtcattcctttttcctttttataattagttcatgaacttttttttaatattgaaaaatgagCTTTTGATTTACaataatctctaaattttggctcaatatataatatcatctttaaatttagtttttttgatataatttctaaattttagctcaatgtgcatttaattttgaattatataaaaataattaatgttgtcctgaataatttgaattaattaaggATAAACAATTGTATCAAAAAATAAGagattacattaaataaattaaaagtttgagaatCACTATTTCATTGAGCTAAAAATTAGagaccacattaaataaataaaaatttcaaaaaccacattacacattgaattaaaattcatgaattatttgtatcattattcatttttttaatctagtgaagaaaagaaaaagaggagattttgggaaaaaaagaaaaaaaaaagaaaaaaaaagaagaagaagatcatatTCTTTTAGATGGGCTTGGGATTCAGAATTCATTTTCTAAAGATGCCGAAAGAAAATTACACATTTGGTTCAAATTTGATCCAAACATTCTTTTGCACGATCGGGGAAATCGAAACCTTTTAGCTTGCAAAATTGAATAAGATAGGAATATAATACTTATTTCATGAGAATAGAATAGAGTATAGGAATCGGATATTTGCCAAGCGTGGTTCGCAAAATATTTATCtatgtaaatatataataattacGTCTTTTCTAGGGGTTGCTATGAAGGTTGACATATAGGACTGTAATTTGTAAGAGATTGATTATTCTTCTTACAAGGGGTGCTTTCTTACATTTTGCACTCCTTTTACTTCAGTTTAGAACACGTGCTTTTCGATTCCATGAGTTTTGTTAAAGACCAAATAGATTTAATGAGCTTCAATGTTGCAAATTAGTTATTATtagaaatttcataatttcctGTACCTTTTCTTTCTAAGTATTTCCTTTAAGTTTTGTATTATCTTCCTCAATATAACAATAATGTGATTAATTACATAAAAGATTTCTTATAAGTAACGCATGTCAAATATTTAAaggattcctttttctactctttgattttttttttttcagtataTATAGGCCCTATGTTTCATAGTTGGATCTTTCCACTCTTTTCGCATTTGATCTGGATTTCAAATGTTCTGAAAATTAGGCAAACCCTAGATTTTATAGATTATTCTGTAGGAACTAATCTTATAAACACATACATGCATGAGCTATAGACAATTAAGCATgttagggaaaagtaccaaaatagtcataaaccttttgtattagtaccaattcagttctaaacttttcaattggaccaatttaatcctaaacattttcacattggtaccaattcagtccatccgactaatttaagccggaaaatgctgacgtggctaCCGGCAGTCTTATGTGGCAccatgtggacaaattttataatatatatatatatatatatatatatatatttttttttttttttttttccttttctccttatCATTGGCCGACGCCCGGCCACAAGCTGGTCGGGCGAGGGCCCCGCGCCCTGCGTCGACCAGCGGCGAGGGCTGCCGCGCCCTCACCAGCCACGAGCGAGGgcgtcggcctcgcctagatccaagcgagggTCGAAACCTTCGCGCGTTAGCCGGCGAGGGGCGGTGGTGGGGCGTCTCGTCTCCTCCAGCTACATAGCGTCTCTCCCTTCTTTCTCAATCAAGCTCaacggtactctctctctctctctctctctctcttgcccgCACGCACGCATGCATGCTTCCTTCCGTGAGCGGTTGCGTCTTGCATGAGACATGTTTGTGAGAATGCCGACATGAGCCCCGACCACCACCGCTTCCTTCGCCGATAGCTACGAGGCTTGAAACCGCGGAGGGCCGCACCCTCGcttggatttgggcgaggccgccgcacCTCGCCCGCCACGTGCGAGGGCTGCCATGCTCGCTTGTGGCCGATGAGGGTGTagaggccctcgccggccaacgGGCGAGGGTTTCGGCTTCACTTGGATCCGGGCGGGGGCCGACGCCTCGCTTGTGGTCGGTGAGGGTGCGGGGCCCTCACCCCGACCAGCCCGTGGCTAGCGATGGTTGGCCGCCGATGACCTCCGCCGGCCAaggggtaaggagaaaagaaaagaaaaattaaaatctagaaaaatataaaaattataaaatttgtccacatggCATCACATAAGACCGCCGATGACCACGTTAGCGCTTCCGGCTTAAATTAgctggatggattgaatttgtacaaatgtaaaagatttaggactaaaatggtccaattaaaagatttatgactaaattggtaccaatgcaaaaaatttaggactattttggtacttttcccaaagATATTAGATACTTAGTtcgttgcatttttttttttctcttttagctATAGACAATTAAGCATGTTAGTACACCATTGCATTATAATTAATTGTATTAATAATAACTAAATTACCatgtaaaattatattttgtgaGCCAATAAActgaaagaaataaatttcataaattttatgagTTCCTTAAGATAACTATTATTATCATTCATATAATctaattattgcatgttatttttaaacttattagttgataataaataataacccaggttttttttttctcaatggatATTCAATGATAGCAATAATGATGTAATAACAACTTAGATAATCATAATTTAGTTATAGATTCgcatttattactttttttgcTTCAAGCCCACTATCTATAAATTAGACTTATAGCTGCGAATAAAaagattatttatttaatatttgatGAGAAGCTGCTAAAAGgataatatttattaaatttttctggaaatttttcatcttacaaattaatttatagattaTAATCGGATTggttaaatatttaatataatagacaGAAATCTTTATTCGATTGGAGTACAGGAATCGAGGAGCTCCCATCTTACATGATATGTCCTAGGGCAGTCCATCTTCTTTTGCTCGTCACTCTTAATTTAACCAATCGGCAAAATTAAATGTCAAGGGGACTTAATGTTGGACAATGGGTTCTTATTAGTTTGGAAAAAATTAACGAACTATATCCAAATGAATTATAAGGGACGTgaattgtatatatatatatatttaaaattaatcctttTAACAATTTCACTCCCGATATATGAGCCAACATGAAGAGGGAGTGCCGGTCTAACCCTTGGATctatccaaaataaaataaaatgaaatccaAGGGTCATGTTGTGATTGAGAACTTCTATTCACATATTCAAATGCATCTCTGtctctaatttcaaaataatttttagataaCTATTTTTGGGATTATTttcaccatttttctttttttgtttactaGTTTTCCCATCCAAAATATTACTTGGCTGTCCTTGGAGCATCTTCATAGTTAATCATTCGATTACGCGAAACTTGCCATGCCAATGCATATTAAATGAAACACGAAATAGATAAGAATATTCACACAATCATAAGccaggggaaagaagaaaatggaaagctTGGGGAAGGGAGGGGTTTAATCTAATATGGTGCCAAACGCACTCCAATAGAATTAAACGTAATTCTGCCCTTCCGAAAAAAAGTCAATGATCGTGCCATCACCTTTCGCCGGCGAGATACCAAATTTCGTGGACCATCCCTTCCGGCCAGCCCGACAAGCGGAGCGTTGGTGGCAAAAGCGGAGCGTCCCCCTTGGTAGCTATAGTCGGGTCCTGGAAGACAGTGTCAGGAGCGTCATTATTTCCTTTCATCCAACTCCAAATCCCATCCAGACGCTCCCTAGGATAATCTTGAGGGATCTGAAGAGTAGCAAAGCGAAACATGTTCTTATTTGGAAAACACGTGAAGGTTCAAGATATAGGATGCCAAAAGAAACGCCTCAGTCTTTAATGAAAATATCTACTGTGCTACATGAAGCCGAGAACACTGTGAACACTGAACAGCAACATGTAAACCTGAACGACTTCCAGAGAGGCAAAAGAATCTAAAGACAAAAGAGAGACACGGAAAGATTGAGATACAGACCAACCCGAAAGGCTGGTGAGGCTTCTCCGCCGTGTTGAGAGCCTAACACGAAGGAACCATTGTTATCATACTCAATCGTGATGCCGCAAAATACTTCGTCTACAGAATGGAGACGAATCCCCCTCACATCGGTATGCACTCCGTCGTCCCACGGAATACCACCAGAGCCTCCAAAGGTTCCAATGATTTTGAAAGGATATACTCGCGGCATGGGCTTCCTATCGATGGACAACAAAAGTACTTCCCCGCCATCAAGCCAAAGGGTCCGCGTCTTCTTTTATTACTACGAAATGTGAGCGACTGAACAGGAACACTCTTGATGTCGTTGTGACCATCCTCTTGCTTATATTCAAAGATTAGATGAGTGGAGGAAACAAGACCTATTTGTTAAGTCTAAATTCACTAAATCACGTGAACAAACACTATAAAAATCGTCTCAGTTGATCATATATGAGCAAGTAAACAGCAACCAatcaaagagggaaaaaaaagactaaCCCTGGTGATGTCGCCCTTGTCTTCTCCAGTGTAGCTGCCGTGCCTAACTGAGCAAACTTGCTCACCACTCTTGTCGTACACAAACATAACGTAGTAgataattttgtcatgcatTATCTCAATTTCCCTCACACTGCTGAATATACTTTCGTTCCAAGCACATCCACCTAGGCCTCTAGATGGGCCAATGGATTTAACTTGGTAGAGATGCGAGATCGGTTCAACATATACTACGATTGCTTCAAGACATTGACCACTCCTCCCATAAAATCCAACAATTTTGCCACCCATTGCAGGAGATGAGAAGAGCGTTGCCCCATTTTCATCACCAATAGGTccgtttgtttttttgttagtttgaaACGTTAGAGACTCAATGCCTTCATTAGAAAAATACTTGGATAATGAAGTCAAATACTCATCTGGATCATGCATTTTGATATGAAATAAGAGGCATAACCATCATGCTCATGATTTAAGTCTCGCAAGAGTCTCCAGCTAACGTAGGCTATGCACGTTTTGTAAGGATTTTACAAAGCATATGTGGGGACATACTGTATGGTTCTTGACCTTCTATACTCTCTGGAAGTTTTTTCCATCAATGCTACCATGTGTCTTTGGTTGTCACAATTCTTTACTCTCCTCTTCATACGGAAACAAGATTGATCGAATGCGTTGCCCTTTACTTGGTTCAGATTCAACAGCGATTTTTCTTACATTGGCATGTTTTATTGCCATCGTCCTAACATGATGAATTTAAAGTTCCAAATAACCCCACACTTAAAGGGTAAAGCTtgttaggctgcgtttggcagtcgggataaaattcgggataggatATCATATCCTACGTTTGGTACTCATTTAGGACAtgataaagtcgaatataagggggatatagacaggataaaattatcccatgggggaggtgggataaaggtggatatgatttctaatgtccataatatgaaagttatttttctcgaataacaaacttattaaattaataaaatttaaattatatttcaatataaataatatttgaattataatttaagaaattaagaaattaaatttatttttaattaatcctattttaatttacatattcaactttaattctatcttataatgaacattcaatctataaataaaatatttatatttatatattttaggtatgttagtatggtttattatttgataaaattttattaaagaatgatgaaaggggaaaaaagaaataataaagaaaataatactaaaaagagggaaaaataaaataaaaataaattaatgaatagtgttatgagagattttcaccatttcCGTTTATGAATTTgtgttcatttataatgatatgccgtttatatatatatacatgacaTGAtttgaatatatccgactttaatactgcGATTCATTAAACAATGaataagatataaaaaaaatcctaagatttcatattctatcatatccagtcctatcccgattagaaattCGAACGACCAAACGTAACCTTAGAGTATAGCTCAACTTGTGCTCCagtaaattcaagaaaaaaaaaattacttgtccaaaaaaaaaattcaagaaaatcatcACTTGTCCTAAAAAAGCTGATGAGTTTCCCAGCTTTCGATGGGAAGGAGAATATGCCCCTTCCTCTCTACCAATGGGTCCCGATATTCTTCTGTTGGTTCAAAATTTGAGCAAGTTGATTAGAGCGCcactatcatttgcatttttgaaatatccagcaaaagaagttatgtattctccatttttcattttaaccTGCAAACAAGCCACCAGAAAGCCATATTCGACGTGGGTGAATATATGTTGCATCAGtcgatgaagaaaataaattaatagatTCTTTTGGAACACAATTCGAATCTATGAACTAATTTATATATGCTATGACTCATGTAAATCACATTTCTAATAAATTGGCAGTACATTTGATTTtgtaaatcaaaagttaatttACTTTATGTTTATGGCTAGGttggtctttttctaattttaataaaGTGAAGTcattaatttttccatttggtTTCTAACAGTCATGCCGATCCTCAGGTATATCTGGTATTAACTTTTCATGTGCATTTGCGAAGCATTGTGAAGAATCTCAAGGTTCATAATGCCTAACGTTATATAAGCTAGGTGAATAAACTTATAGCATTCAAGTAGAAACggaataaagagaaaaggaaagagtatTTTGATACAACCTTGAAAGAACTCTCCCGCCATATGCGGTTCGGAGCTGGTGGCTTAGTCGTCTTCAAAAGTGATGGACTCGGTGTAGTCTGCGTGGTGAACATCAATCCCTTTTATACCAGCAAAATCCCAGGATTTCTCGCCTTTGCCTCCAGAAGGCCTACAAACCTTAACATGATGTGGACGAGGAATTGCGTTTTCCACAGAGTCGAGAGGCCGAACCTCAATGCGGTCGACTAGTAGATCAATGAGTGCCGCTTCATTGCTGATGTGAAGTGTTAGTACAAAAATTTTATGAGCAATATGTATGACAAAATGAACATAAACATGAACCCCAAGAGACAACATACGACCAACTTGTACACAAATTTCTTCTTGGGTATATGAAATATGAATAGAAAAGATCCAGCTTGACTAAATTACCGGAGGCATTGGCATGTGTAACAAAAAAATGATGATTACCTAAGCTCTACTTTCAAAGGTAAACTCATCCTGCGGCAGAGGGGGGTGCGTCGTACCATGCATACAAAGGAACAACACATTTCTCACTGAGGCTGTAAAAACAGTAAATATTAAATAGATTGGTTCGTCGATACTTTTCCAATTTCATACTATGTTATCATGTATTTAAGTATGACACTCCAAAATTTGGACCATAGAAGGTATGAAAGCTCAAAAGAGCTCTAGCGGAAGAAAAATAGTTTACGCTATTATACACTTTTTGGATTGAAATAATTCAAACCCTAGTATCCATCTTGTTtgcatttctctctttttagttttcatttttgttcccaagTTTTAACGACGCACGCCACAAACCTGGGGAATATTTAATACGTCCTTTTGAACTTGAGGCTTCTGTTGGGAACTGCAAATTGTTTAAGGTTGGATGATTTTGAGGGTACATTAGTCTTTTTGAATTTGCGGTTTCCGTTGGGAAGTGCAAATTGTAGATTTTCAAAACTCAATataaattgatattgaaatgaaaagtggaattaatttttcaaattattcctattttatatctaaaattttgaaattaacaaggaaaatcacatcaattttccataatttttcaaaaaatggcaAGAAGAATGTTCAGGAAAGTCGAAACAGACTTCCACTTGTTCCATTTCCTCAGGAAAACCAATTTTGTCGATTATAAACAAATTCCATCGGCGAAGCAGCCAAACCAAGGAAAGAACatcgaagaaaggaaaatcacaGATCGCAATACTAAGCTTCGACACGAAGTAAGATACTAAGAATCACTGGTACTTACCCATGGGCGTCATTCTCCAATTCGAAACCATGAATTTCTGTAGCCTCTGCTATGGCGGCCTTCCAGTCTCTCTGCttattatctctctctttcacatCGAATTTCTCGAGGGCTTGCTCGAATTTGCTTTCCCTCAACGTCTTAACCTCAGCCAAGCGAATGTAAAAGATGGGAATAAATACGAGGTGGTGGTCCCTTCTGCAGTTGAGGATCTCGACCAGCTCGTTCATGCACCACTTGGAGTGGGCAAAGTTTGCGGAGAACACAGCGATGGCGATCCTTGCATGGTGGATTGCTCCGAAGATCTTGTTTTCAATATTCATCCCAGCGTATCTTCGGTCCTTGTCGTAGAAGTAGCAAATCTTCTTCCGTTTCAGCCGTTCGAAGAGGTGCGATATGAAGAAATTCCTCCCGTCGAAGCCACTGAAAC
Above is a window of Eucalyptus grandis isolate ANBG69807.140 chromosome 9, ASM1654582v1, whole genome shotgun sequence DNA encoding:
- the LOC104419819 gene encoding uncharacterized protein LOC104419819 — encoded protein: MGIGNARDFRIIASNVIRSIGIVYNNDGSIVRCSQHGRDGPQDTLIKGKERDDEEKYSKKSKLSIYLRPCKIAWNLPSTNQGLKLQIHVCDISDVSLSRIF
- the LOC120288546 gene encoding probable disease resistance protein At4g19530 — its product is MNIENKIFGAIHHARIAIAVFSANFAHSKWCMNELVEILNCRRDHHLVFIPIFYIRLAEVKTLRESKFEQALEKFDVKERDNKQRDWKAAIAEATEIHGFELENDAHGNEAALIDLLVDRIEVRPLDSVENAIPRPHHVKVCRPSGGKGEKSWDFAGIKGIDVHHADYTESITFEDD